The DNA segment GTCGATCGCCGCGCGCACCTTCTCCACGGCGAACCCGCCGTGCCCGGTGTCGTCGAGCACGCCCAGCACCAGCGCGCGGGTGTCGGAGTCCAGCCGGACCGCGACCTCCCGGTAGAAGTCGCTGGCGATCGAGTCGCCGACGTAGGCCTTGACCAGCCCCTCGAGCCAGTCGGAGGGCGCCGTCTGCTTGTGGAAGCCCTCGTAGGCGGCCACGAACGGCTCCATCGCGACGGTCGGCTCCTGGCCGATCCCGGCCAGCCGGTCGCGCAGCCGCTCGAAGTGGTGGAACTCGGCCGACGCCATCTTCGCCAGCTCCGCCTTGTCCTCCAGCGTGGGCGCCAGCTTGGCGTCGTCGGCGAGCCGCTCGAACGCCGCCAACTCCCCGTACGCGAGCGCGCCGAGCAGGTCCACGACGGCGGCGCGGTACTGCGGGTCGGCGGAGGCGGCCGCCCAGTCCATGGCGGCGACGCCGGTCGGCGCGGCGGGGGTGTCGGGGGTGGCCTCGACGTGGTCGGGCATGTCAGAGCTCGTCATAATCCGCACAATAGCCCGCTTGTCCCGGGCCGTAAGGCGCTGGTCAGCACGTGTGATGACGACTACGTGACCAAATCGGCCATGGCGTGTGCACGAATTCGAGGTATGGTGGTAATGCGTCTGTCGACTACTTTGAGGTAGTCGACAGGGCGCATGCATGAGGATGCCCGGTCGGAGGCCCGATCGGCTCCGCCCCGACCGCTCTCCCTGACCGTACGGCACCTTGCGTACGACGATCGGAGGGACCCTCAGCGGTACGAGCGCTAGAGCGTCGGCAGTGGTCCCGTGCCCTACGGCATCCCCGTAAGGCAGCCGACGTCCCCGGCACGGTCCATAGACGACCCCCCGCGCTCGCCTCGCACCGCGCACACAGAAGAGGCAGCACCCTGACTACGTTCCGAGAGCTCGGGATTCTCCCCGAGACCGCCGAAGCCCTTGAAGCCGTCGGCATCATCACCCCCTTCCCCATCCAGGAGATGACGCTCCCCGTGGCCCTGTC comes from the Streptomyces sp. KMM 9044 genome and includes:
- a CDS encoding ferritin-like domain-containing protein, encoding MTSSDMPDHVEATPDTPAAPTGVAAMDWAAASADPQYRAAVVDLLGALAYGELAAFERLADDAKLAPTLEDKAELAKMASAEFHHFERLRDRLAGIGQEPTVAMEPFVAAYEGFHKQTAPSDWLEGLVKAYVGDSIASDFYREVAVRLDSDTRALVLGVLDDTGHGGFAVEKVRAAIDADPRVGGRLALWARRLMGEALSQSQRVVADRDALSTMLVGGVSDGFDLAEVGRMFSRITEAHTKRMAALGLAA